In Columba livia isolate bColLiv1 breed racing homer chromosome 16, bColLiv1.pat.W.v2, whole genome shotgun sequence, the DNA window TATTGCAAAGCTTTAGCACTTGCTCCTCGGCTCGTGCCTGCGGGCAGGAGGCTGTTAGGGCAAAAGTTGGGAAGAAAATCTCCTGGATGCTCCTGCTCTCCTTGCACAGAGGGCAATGGGCATGAAACCCTGGCTCTGCACCATCTGACCTGGGGCTCGGAGGTCTCCGTTTCCTTCTTGTGCCCAAAAATGCCAGCAGGCCCCTGTAAACATGTAAACATCATAACAAGTGTTTGTGTTCTGCACCTCTgcagccagggagcagcagacCCAGGAAGGACAAGGGTGGACAGGCACTGCTGCCTTCCATGGGGCTGCCAAACCTGGCCAAGGAGCCATTTGGGACAACAGAAATCATGGTTACGTGTCTCGTGGGGCtgcaaacagccccagctcagccACAACCGCCAGCCCAGCAATCCCTCAACGGGTCCTCAGGGACGTGCAGCAGACATGCTCCTCTCACAGGAGCTGGGACCCCATTTTTGCAGATGCTCAGCACAGCATTTAGTGCCTCCAGTGCTGCACCTGAGCCAGTACAAGGTGACTCATCCCTGGCCAGTGATGCCTCCAGGCCCAGCATCCCAACCCCACCAAGAGTTTGGTTCTCCCATGCCAAACCCGTCACCCGGGGCACACGGCTGCACAAGCCTCTGCCAAAGTACAAGTGTCACAGAAGTAAAGAGTGTCCCATTGCCTTTGGGTTTCACATTGACTGCTTTAAATTGTTCATTTGCATCTGTAATAGCTCCACTTACAGCAACATGCCATCAAGAAACCATATGGTGAATTTCCATGTTCTCATCTTCCAGCAGAGGTGAAGGAGAGGAAGGTCTGGGAGCATTAACTGAGTGAAGAAATGCCAAAGACAACAGAAGGACGTGCTGCCGGGCGGGATGCCACCACGGCACCAGGCGTCCCTGTCTGAGATGGTGGTTGTGCTTCACGAGAGCCTGTGCCACAGGGCAGCACTGGCTCCAAGCtcttttcaggcagttcagagatcagaaggtctcccctcagctcctgttctccagctgaacccccaggtccctcagctgctccatcacacttgtgctccagcccctcaccagctccgttcccttctctcaactcactccagcacctcaaggcctttcttggcgtgaggggcccaaaactgaccccaggatatgaggtttggcctcaccagtgccagtACAGGGGACGATCACTgtcctgggcctgctggccacaccagtgctggtaccagccaggatgctggtggccttcttggccacctgggcacacactggctcatgttgagctgcTGTTACTGTGTGCTAGAAGGATGCTCTTGTACCTACCGATGACACAGGTGCACAAGCCCAGTTAAGATGCTTACAGCCTCACAAAGCCAAAGACAACGTTCCTCCCTGTTCTTGCTTCCCAAAACGCTCTGCCTTGTCCTCAGGGGAATGGGTCAGCAGCAAAGCCCAAGCCCTGATCTTTGAGGACTGTCAAAACACACATCATCCAGGATTTGGTTGCCCTGGTCCGGGACACCCTGATCCCGCTGCCACTTCCCTGGAGCTGCCCAAGTGGCGCTGCCCGGCAGGGCGGCAGCTCCCAGTCATCACCTCCATCCTGCACTGGGGGGACGGGGAGGTGCTGGGGTGTAGGGAGCTGCTTGCCAAGGAACAAGGCGCCCTCCTGCCTGCTCAGGGCAACATTGCCAGGGCTGGGGCGGTTTGAAAGGGCCGGGGGGACTGAAGTCCCAGCATccatctccttcctcctcccatgCTGGACCAGCTCTGGTTTCACACCTGCTGAGCTGCACAGAGCTGGAATCCATCACGGCATTGCCCTCTGCTGGTAATCCCTCCTGGACGAGCCTTCCCCCTGCTGTCTCTCCCCAAAATAGGCTGAGGAGCAACTCTGCTGCCTCTGggcacccacagcaccccccCAGTGaaagcccagcagcagcactggcctGGGCCGGGGGCTGGGTGGGGAAGGGTCCAGCTGGCTGTGCCCAGAAAGGCAGCTGAGCCATGGGAAAAGGGAACTGGAGCTTTTGGGGGCCGAGCTTCACCCTCggggaaagagggagatgaattttaaagcagaaaacaaattgttttcattaacaGTTGGCAGTCAGTGACCCCTCACCAGCACTAAAGCACCAGTCTCTAATTTACAGAAGTCTAACACAGTTCAGCAGGGAGACACAGAAATTGTTTTACAGTTGTGAACTTTGTTAGGAGATGCTTTCTGGAACAGGGGGATATCTGGCCAACAGGCCACCGCAGTGTTTGTGACAGTGGCAGAGTGTCCTCAGCAGCATCCCCAGAACCCCCATAGCCCCTCCCGGCAGCGGGGACCCCAGCAGGGGGCAGAGGAGCAGACAGGGGGGCCTGCTGCCCACACCacagggaatcacagaatgacagaatgtcaggggttgaagggccctggaaagctcatccagtgcaatccccccatggagcaggaacacccagatgaggttacacaggaaggtgtccaggcgggttggaatgtctgcacagaaggagactccacaaccccctgggcagcctgggccaggctctgccaccctcacccccaacaagttgcttctcatatttaaatggaacctcttgtgttccagtttgcacccattgccccttgtcctgtcactggttgtcaccagaagagcctggctccatcctcctgacactccccttttccatattgatccccaggaatgagtcacccctcagtctcctcttctccaagctaaaaagAGGATTCACagaatccttttggttggaagagacccttaagatcacagagtccaactGTCACCTAAATCTATGACCCACTGCAGAGGGATGGAGCCCTTGGGCAGCACCCTGGCCCTGCTCCCAGACCGAGGGGGTTAGCACCTTCCCCAAAATCCCAAGGGAAGAGCCGGGGAGGGCCGGCAGCAGGCCCCGCGgtgcccagcagccctgcctgcagccctgcctgagcAGGAGGCAGCGGCCGCGCAACACATCGTCTGTCCAGAAATGCAGTTTTGCCTCCAAGTGTTCAAACTGGATATTGCATGGATGGCTTTAGCTGGTCTCCTCTTTCTCGCCACAGTACAACTTGCAAACCGGGTTTGCACGGGCCCTGCAgcaggctggggctgcctggAGAAGGGGGACGCGTGTGCGCacacatgtgtgtgcatttgtgtgcaaacacagcagagaggacagGACAGGCCAAGGCAGCAGGACCTCTGTGCTTGAAagtccagcctaaacctcctGGTGCCTGGGACATTTGGGATCTTCAAGCCAGGGCGCTGCCTACTCGGGATCCCAAAGAGCCCTGACAGTCCCATATAACCCCAAAGCCACCTTCTCCCCTGTGCCTGGGGAtggctgtccccagccagggccTGCAGCTGCGAGGGCAACTGGGTTTGGAGAACTCACTGTGGATGGGGAAGACCTGCCTGAGCTGTGTGGTCCTGCCTGTCCCGTCCCTCCTGCCCGCTCCTCAGACCCCCTGGCAAAACCTCCTCACGTCACACGGACTGAGCTGGTCACAAGGGAACTTCACCCCGCTGGCGTGGCAGGGAACAAGAACAGGAGCACAAGTGCAggcaaacagcaaagcaaagagcaggagaaaccccagagcagcaggagggtgACACGAGCTGGCCCCAGACCCAGCCAACCACCCTCCTTCGCACCCCGGGACAGCCAACAAGGGATGCTCTTGGCCACAGCTCCAAGATGACACGTAGGAGGACATCGCCAGGTTCCCATAGTGCAGGCAAGATGAGGGGGGTCCTCGGATAATGCCCTAAAATGCAGCCTCAAAatcctgccagctctgctcgGATgtccagcagagctggagcgTCTGGAGCCAAGCGAGGGGGGTGGAGATGGGCTGCTGAGAGCCGCAAGTTCTGGAAAGCATCACTTTGATTTAATGGACCTTGATGTTAGAAAATTAAGTCAGGAGAGCTCTTTTATTTGCCACCAGGCTGAGCACAAGCTGAACGCGAGCAGGATTTAGAGGGGGGAAGAGCTTTCCAGATGAGCAGAGAGCAATTTTGtcataaaaaccaaaataatgataaaaataacTAGCAGGGGAGAAAGGAGTGTGGAGCACAGCATACAAATGTCAAACTCCAGATCCTCTCAGCAGAGCCATAATAAAAGGGTTTAATCTATTATATCGATTAGCAGTATTACACCTCTCAAGTGAGAAGAAACTCATTCTTACATGCAGGCTAATTTCATAAATGCGCTGCATTCAGAGGCTTCAATAAGCTCATGGCTTTTAATGAAAGGGTCGAGATTTAAATATACATCTGCGAAGGATTTAGAGAGAGTTGCaactggtggcagcagcttcGGGGATGAAGTGGCACTGCCGGAGTAACCCAAGGGCTGTCACAGGCTGGGGTACCCTCAGGTGAACCCCCTGGTGCTGTCTGGGgcaccagcatccccagggcttcccccaggacaggctgcctggggacagTCCCCATGGCCAGGCAGTGACAAGGGGCTCTCCAACCCACCCCGCATTTTGGATGCCCCGCGTTGTTAAACACCCACCTGGCACCGGGAATGTGCAGGATGATTGAGGTGGCCTCGGGACCCGGGAGGTGAAGTGCCACAGGGGTCGAGCCTGGGAACGGAGGAGCTGCAGCGTCACAGGAGCATCTGATGGGTTTGCACAGTGGGGAATGTAAAGATCCACCGATGCTAAAGGTTGATTTGATATGAAGCAGCACTGTGCCGAGCTGGGATTCCCGTTCCTCCGGGGAGGGAGCAGTGACCCGGCCTGCGGTGCGACACAAGTGCCCTGCGGTCCAGGGCAGGACACGTGCCCAGGTCTGCGGTCAGGAACACAAACCCCCTCAGCCGCTCTCCGTCCCAGCTTTCCCAAGTTCTCTTTGCATGTTCACCCTGTTCTAAAGGTACAAAAGCAGTGAGAGAAACCCTGAACCTTCGAGCAGGCACCACGCAGCGACACCTTTCCTGACTCCCCAACCCAAACACgcagcacaaatacaaaatgcCTTCCTGGCAAAAGCTTCCCCTACGGTCCAAGATGTCCTGGTTTCTCCCCTGCATAGCAGCGGTAACAGCCATCCCCTCTGCCGAGGGCTGAAAGCGTTATGAGGGAAAACAGTAACGAGGTCCATCAGCTGGGTGACATTTGTGCCCAGCTTTAACTGTGCCCATCACGTACACGCGTGCAGCATCGACAATGCTTTGCACCCTCCctgcaaaagaaaaccacacagATTAACCGTAAACTGAAATTACCCGGACCCCGGTTCTCCGCTCGCCTCCTTTAACACGTCACAGCAGCTCTACATGAGAACACGGATGCGGCTGCAAATGAAGCTGCCCGATGAGGGCGAGTTAATTGTGAATAGATTCTGCAGGAACTTAAGTGCCTTTGCTAGGATGGGGAATCCCGGGCAGCGAGCGCACGGCTccagagccagagctgcttcCCTTACAGCGCCCCGCGGTGCTGCCGCCGCGTGTTCTGCCCACAGCACCAGTCTGAGCACGGCAGAAAACCGGTTTATTCTAAACATTTTAGCTATTTACTGATACTATGCAATATGTCAAGGGATTCAGTGATATTCAAAACAGCAAGGTGACTGGCCCCCAGACAGACTAATAAATAGCAGGATTAAGAAACTACCCCATTATTTATTACAATAATCAAGAAAAAATAGGTTGTGAGAAGTAACATAGTCCTAGCTACAAGTAAACAGGAATCACAACACATGGTCATTGTCACGTTTTCTTCTTGCTGTGCAGACAAGGTTCTTCCTTCAAAGGAATtggctgcacgaacaggaaaGCAAACGTAATGCAGGAAACAGCTGGGCCAGGTCTGCTCTGGCACTCCATTTCTGATGTTCTACATCAGCAACCTTAAAGGCATTAACGGTGCTTTggggatttctttttcctcccccagCTACACCTGAACACTGTTAAAGACACTTCCCTGCGCTAGAGATGCTCGCCCAGAACTCCGATTATGCTGCTGCTTTAACACACATCTGTTAGCAGAGTGCACAGCAAATCTGTCACAAAAACACAAAGCCAAggcccccagctctgcccctaAACTTGCTGCTTCTACTGTTACATCCGTTTTGGTTTCTCCTTTGTGTGGAGGTTTTGAAACAGCGGACCAGAATATTATTGTAATAAGGAAACAGCTTAAAAGTAGCAGCGCTCCAGCAATTTGCTCAGCTAAGGGTGAAGTTTTATACAACCAAGCCACAGTCATAGGGCCAAAGTTCAGCTGGCTTTAAAAAGTGTGGCACTCACGCAGAAAGAGGCCAAACTGCTTGTAAATTATAGTCAGATTACTTAAACATCACAAAGAACTGACAACAGTAGCCACAGATGAAAATTAATCGAGATATTTAATACAGTGCAATCCATAGTagtttcttaattaaaataattgtgtgCATGTATCTGAATGGGTTATCAATTATCACAAAAAAGCAATAAACATTGTAGTGCTATGTAGAAAAATGTACAACTGAAATTTGAATCTTCCCGCCTTCCAAGACGGCGTTTGTCCATCGCCAATCACCACCAGTTAAATGGGAACAGTGACTAGGTTGTTGCAGTGACAAACACAAGGCTGGCCACACAGCATCGAGGGATATAAATACAACTTGCAAAGAACTAAAAACCTAAAGCATTCTCGCACCTAAAGACAATAAGAAGCCAATGGTGGCTTACGacttttcctggttttaaatGCCTTACAAGACTTCTAAACACACTAAAACTGACTTAAAATTACAGAGTGTTGGGTTTCTTTTCAGCTTATTTCAATTCAATATGGCCCAAACTTTTGAAGATGAAGATCCAGCAGCGGCAGTAGCACAGTCCAAAAGCTGAATGTTTGATTTTGCAAATACCTTTTTACAGAAATCCAACCGTATTCAACCGCAGGCAACTCCCCCTGCTCCCCTTCCTTACTTTGTGCAGACCATGCTATGCAGAAAACAGCAACGCGGTTCCCACTGCTTTGGGTTAAAATTAAAGATAAAGACATTTTGCTTACGCTTTCTCCTCAACACAACACATTTGTACCCAGAATATGTAATCAAAGTCTCTTTTCAGCCAGTTGCTGCTGCGGTTACATGGTTCCTGCCCAAGCTTCCAGCTCTTTCATGTCgtcatcctcttcctcctctttcttcttggctgcaaaatattaaaagaaaacaaatgagcgTGAAACTTGACAGAATCTTGTCCCGGTTCTTTGCGGGACAGAAGCCTCTGTGCCACCGGCCCAACCAAGAAATGAAGCACCACATGCCAGTAACAAACAGACAAGATCTTTCTGAATTAAGTAAACGGGGTCTTCAGAAAAAGCCAGAACGGGATAAACTCCTGATATTTCCACTTTACGTGGGAAGAGACAAACACGCCGGGGGGTTAAGCCGTGTACGCCAGCAGCACGTATCACCTTCCATCCTCACCAAACCCCCAAGCAGCCACCCTGAGGTTTGGGTGTCCTGTCTGGACTCTCCAGTGTCACAGTTGTGTCTctattaaaagaataaaatcattCCTTATTCCATTTAGAAGTTCTCGAAGCGTCACCCCACTGTCACCTCTGGTCCTGCCAGGGGAGCAAACGCTGCTCTGTCCTAACACCACAAGTCCAGTTCCTGGAGATGGAAACTATCAACGCAGCAAAAAGGCTTTTAGGCCAGAAATAGCTGCAGTAATTTTGGAAAACACCAAGAAAAGACGTCATTTCCTCAGGCAGCGCTTTCGTTTCAGAAGGGGGGGTGAGAAAAGGCAGATAATTCATGCTCAAAATGGTTTGTGTCATTCCAAATGAAGCATTTACGCAAGAGAGAGCTGAGTCAGCATTAAGTCACACTCAAGACCCATCATTTATACAAGTTTGGAATGTGTTTTCCTAAATTAAGCTCTTTCAGTctcttttaaacagaaacagcttttgCCTGAATTTCTTCTGACATTCATTCAGCTGACAGGCAACTGCAAAACATTTCTCATTCAGACTAGTTAAGCCAAAATCCAGACAGTCCTGAGAactggaaaagcaggaaagcTCGCCCTCATTTTCCGGGAGGTAAATAAGAGTCAGTTCTACCGCAGAAGAGACGTTACTGACTTCAAAAGGCACATCAGGGGGGTATCTGTGCCGTCAGGTAAGTGAACTCTTTCAAAGTCTGGCCCATGATGACCACAAGTAAACTTTTAATCCCAGTGTATATGAAGCCAATTTTAAGTGAAGAATAATCTAGGGGAAGAAGCCCCACAAGGTGAATCCGCAGGCAGCAGCGCTCCAGAGCCCCGCGCCTCCCCCACGCTCCTCTCAGGGCCAGCGTTGCTCGAATAAAAAGTGGCACGCCGTTAAAATACATTGATGGAATTCTAATTTCCGCCCAAAAGAACCTTAATATAAAACCTACAAAACACTGAGTTTTATATTAATAGCTTTTACTATTGAAAAAGTTTGatgtctttattatttttattcttttaggAATTTTATGTCTATGTAAGTGTCATGCTGCAGAGTTACTCAAATGTGTGCACAACTACAATGCCTCTTACTAGCACACAGTCACTACTACCTAAGATAATGCAAAAAGCATGTTTGGGTCCAAGTCAGTATGTTTTAATGTCTGTTACCCAAGGAATATTTAGAGAACAAACCTCATTAAAGCAGCCAGGACATAAAAAGGTAATGCACATGTTTATTTAAACTGTTTCTCCTGCTGTTGGATCTATATCTAGATAAAGTTGCAGATTTAAGTTATATGGATAGAAGTCGCTCTCCTCTCGTGAGCACCTGGCAGCAATTCCACCCAGCAAAACACAactaggaaaacaaaccaatttGGTCAAAGTAAAAGAATACAACGGACAAGGACTGAACTCCGCAGCACGTCACTAAGGCAGCAGCTCGGTGTTCGGCAGCATCTGCTGCTTCTCACATCCTGTCAAACCTGGAAAGGCGGCAAAATAATTACAGATTCACTGACCAATCTGGGTTATTTTCATCCCCTGGTTTTTcaggccttttttttcctaagtaagCACATGAAATAGATCTGCAAATTCCACAATTTATTCATAACACGTTAAGGTAGATTTGGCAAAATAGGCTGGTAAAGCTTCATATCGCATTAACGTGTGCCAAGGGTATCCTTTCTCAACTCTGTTTCATGAGGTATCACTTCCAGTTCACGGAAGAGTGATCAGCTCAGATTTAACAGCAACTTGGAACTGTGTCAATGCGGATATTTTGTGCCGGTTCTCTACGTTCACCACACTAACTATAATTTTCTAGATGTATGTGCTCTGTGACTGGGATGACCCTCGGTTTGGTACTGACTGGCGTGATTACGTGCAAACCTCAGAGGAGGCAACGGCTGGCCCCAAAGTGGGGACTTTGGGGTTCGTTCCTCCCAAAAGCCAGAGAGGCAAGGATCAAATTcaacaaaaaagcagcaaggaagTGTCGTGGTTCAGCCTGAGTATCTGAACCAGCCTGGGATTAATTCCCAGAGCTCATTTACTCTGCACTCCCTTTCACAGCCTTGGTATGTTTGTCAAGATCACAACTGGTTTCCTTACCCCCCCGTCTCCACTCTGAGCGTCATGGGTGCTGTAGATAAACTGATAGTGTTAGAATGGATAGTAACTGTTCCTGTGATTGCTATTCACTTTCATCCTCCTTAGGAAATGCACGTTACCCCCCTGGAGAAATGGCGCTAGATGTAATCTGTGATTCATGCAGTAATTCCAAGAAAACCCCTGCGCTGCCTGCAGCCGGATCCCTCACATTGGGGAGTCTGCAGTCAAATGCACATGCTTTTAACAATCCAAGATGTTTCTGGTAAAGGTCCACACATACCTGGCTTTGACGGTATTGATATTGAGGGCACATTTGGTAGTGGTACTGTCTCGGGACCACTTATTTCCAGCAAGTTTTTGTCTAGTTCTTCTTGTTCTAGTTCCTCTAGTTCTGCCATGAGTTCATCCTagttttttaaagaaggaaaacagaaagcaaaattaataaaCTAAGTTGTATTTATTAGCAAGTAGATTTAGCTGGTCATATTAGTAAAGAAAATAGCTTCAACACATAGGATCAAACTGAGGAGATGAGGAGTCCAAATCTTCATCTGAGTTCGTTCTCAGATCAGGCCGTGCAGACCATTCCCAGCACGAAGCCGGGTcagagcagctgcctgcacTGGCAGAACAGCCACTAACAGGTTCCACGAGAGATTTTACACCCCCAGTACTACACCAGACACACACAACATGCAGATATGAACATCCCCaatgagtcaccatccctggaggtgttcaaaagatGTGCAGACATGGcccttagggacacggtttagtggtggacttagcagtgttgggttaatggccAAACTCTTTGATATCAGGGGTCTTTCCAACATAAATAAATCTGTGCTATAAACAGGGGCGGATTTAAAGCATACCTCATCAAATTCTTCCCCAAATCCTACTGGCTTTGAGATGGCTGTTGAAATCTCATCGGCCAGCTCCTGCTGTTCTGCAATGTCCTGCATTAATTCATCTACTTTATCAATATCCCtgtagaagaaaggaaagagttcaATATAATTAGGCACTCTCCCAATCGGCCCTTAAAACTGTATTTCCTGCGTTTTGTAGCAACGCCACACCACTGTGACATTTTACAAGGTCCTTTCCTAAAACATACATTGCACGCAAGCCTGAATTTTATCCCCCAGTCTCAACAGAATTATGTGcgtattttttatgtttttcttaaaagcttAGCTCACAGCAGGTATCTACAGACACTTCATATTAAGGGGTTGTGTTCTGCATTACtgctattaataataatttgctCTGTTCCCTGATCCAGCATTATCACATTACGTCTACAATACTTGCTTTTGGAGCAAGTACAACATTCCCACAATGCTATATTATTGCTACGTACACCAACTCCGCTGCACGGAAAGACGTTTAAGCCTCCCCTTGAGGCTTAAAattcctgctgccaccaggcGGATCTGGGACTGGTGCACCCTCCCATTTGCTTTGGGCTACACTGGTGCTGGTTTGCTGTCGGACAAAGGCAGCGGCTTTCGTGCCATATAAAATTATGTCAAACTGAGAAAGCACCCATAGATGTGTATTTTGTTCAATATGACCGTATATCTAGTATTTCAGTTTAAGTTACAGCCTTTGAAAAGAAGATTTTGCTACTCCAGCTCTACTTTTGGTTACAAACCACCTGGCATTGAGCAGATCAACCAAATCACAAACTAAAGTTCCTACAGGAAGATGCAGAAGGGAACGACTTACATGTTGTCATGAGCAGCTTTCATAGCTTTAGCAGCATAACCCATATTCTTGAGCACTTCAGTGTTAGTGTTGGCATTCTCAAGGGCTTCCCTCTGGAATTCGATGGTTGATAACGTGCCATCGATCTGTGCAAGCTGCTTCTCATATCTCTTCTTACGCTTTAGGGCCTGAAGAGCAGCTgaacaacaaagaaaagagcGGGATTTGTGAGATTTGTGCCCAGAACAGCCATTCACATTTTGTACCAAATGCCACTCAGGACAGAGAAATGTTCAGCACGTTCCGTTGTGTGGCGTTCACCTTTTGTCCCAGATAAATGAAGTTGCCTAACCCTTGCGTTTGCCTCCTTCAGCAGAATTGTCGGAAGGTGGCCAGACCCTTGCTGTCCACCCCCTGCAACGTGAAGGATTCAAGCCCAGAAGCAACTCAAGGACCAGTCGCCCGGTCACCTGTAACACACAACAAACCAGACCACAAACCAGCAGCCTGCCAAGTGCAAGTTGGTCCACGTACAAACACCTTTGTTCACCATCACCCCAATACATCACGGCACCGTTGCTGTAGCTGCTGTCAGATGAGGTTCAGAAGCCGCTGCACGGTCCCCCCAGCAGCTCATtcagatagaaagaaagacagatgtTCCTTCAGCTTCATGTGGTGAAATACACCTATTTCTACAAATATGgaaatatatataaacaaacTTTGTGCATGTTTCATATTACTCCTACGACAAGGCATGGTCCACACAACAGTCCCTACTGAAGACATGAGGTGTTATCACTGAAATTGGTTGGAGCAATTTGCTGGTGCTGTCACGCACCCACCTGGTGACAACCGCCGGTTCTCCCCGAGACACCTGGACAGACAACAGAGTGATGGACGTGTTCCCAAAACACCGACACTGAGCACAAACTGGATTTATAGATAATCTTGTCTGCACATGGTAAAAGTTTTGGTAGGAGCTGCAGCGTGGGCAAAACCTACCAAGCTCTGAGCACTGCGGCGCTTGAACAAACATCGGGTATCCAACACACAACCAGAGCTTCTCTTCAGGGATTTCCTGCTGCCCCTCCTGATATGAACAGACGTGTCCCCTGCATGACAGACCTGGTCATATACTCCAACCGCCTACTCTAAAAACGGAAAGCTGCTGTCCTAACAGCCCTGCTCTTGGTTTCTGACCTCAGCCACATGCACACTCCATTTCTTCAGTGCTCTGATATCTgtaaagaacaggaaaacattGACATGACACAGGCTCCGCTAAAAATGAACACCCTGGACCTCCCAACAGATCAGTCACGAGCACCACGAAAGGTGACCAATAAAGGGTTTTAATCTTTAAGATGTTATTTCAAAACTTTGCAGCCCTGTTTACGGTTCCACAGCAGATTTGGGGTGGGTGCGACACGGAGTAGGAGATCCCCACAGCAGACAAGCTTCCCTTATCTCCCCTGCTAGTGGGGTGATAACTTGGTGACATGATGAGTATGTTTCTGCAACACAAGCAAAGTAATTCATCTCCTAAAGCAGATTAAGCCTGCAGGCACCCCATGCATTTTGTCAGATGGCATCTTGACCTTCCCTCGAGATAACACCCTGGTGTCCAGAAGCCCTGCATGTACCCTCAGTTCTACAACTGGTTATGAACATGCTGTATTTGATTACTTTCAAATTACGCTAACATATTAGAGAATTTAAAAGGTACTTTCTGAAGGTACAGCTGAGGCTGCCAGGCACGCAAAGCAGCACAGGCTGATTTAGAACTgatcaaaaccacaaaagcaCAGACCACCTCGACTGTCCCAACACAAGGACAAAGCTCCACATCGAGCCCCTTTGCTGATTTCAGCCCAACCACCAGTAAATGTCCCCATCCTGGGGTCGGTCCAACATCCATTCTCGTTTGCCAGGAGTGGGAACAGGGCCAGGTTTTTGTGTTACACAAAGGACAGTGTTTGCTCTGCAGAATCCAGTGCAAA includes these proteins:
- the CHMP4B gene encoding charged multivesicular body protein 4b, with translation MSGLLGKLFGTGAGGKGAGKGPSPQDAIQKLRETEDLLSKKQDFLEKKIEEELAAARKHGTKNKRAALQALKRKKRYEKQLAQIDGTLSTIEFQREALENANTNTEVLKNMGYAAKAMKAAHDNMDIDKVDELMQDIAEQQELADEISTAISKPVGFGEEFDEDELMAELEELEQEELDKNLLEISGPETVPLPNVPSISIPSKPAKKKEEEEDDDMKELEAWAGTM